One segment of Synchiropus splendidus isolate RoL2022-P1 chromosome 4, RoL_Sspl_1.0, whole genome shotgun sequence DNA contains the following:
- the LOC128757533 gene encoding heat shock factor-binding protein 1-like protein 1, producing MSNPDNKAAHDLTRAMEETMQLLQGRFQAISDQLETKLDEMGSRINGLEKNVAELVTQAGMDQQSTPK from the exons ATGTCAAACCCTGACAACAAGGCTGCTCACGATTTGACCCGAGCG ATGGAGGAAACGATGCAGCTACTTCAAGGAAGATTCCAGGCGATTTCGGATCAATTAGAGACCAA ACTGGACGAGATGGGATCCCGCATCAATGGTCTGGAGAAGAATGTGGCGGAGCTGGTGACCCAAGCCGGGATGGATCAACAGTCTACACCTAAGTGA